The DNA region ACTTAAACTTTTCGGAAAATTCCTTGCTTTATAATGAAGAAGTAGATCCGTCAATCGTTCGTCAGCAAAATCTGGATGAAAATCAGCAAGCTCACGATCAGTTGAATTTCGAACAGCTTCAATTTTAATATCATCACTTCTTGAAACAAAACCTTCAAAAAGCCGAGCTTCTGGAGCTGTTTTTTCTGCACTACTCTTATTTTGAAAGACTTCACTTCGCCTTTCAAAAGCAGATCTAAGGTTTTCAGCAAAGTGCGGATTATTTCGTAAAATGTCTAAATTTTTTTGAATTTCAGCTAAATTAATCTTCAATCTTTGCTGGTCCTCATCAGTCAAAACGCCCATTGGCGCAACTGCTGGACATTTATTATACTGCAAAATCTTTGCTGCAACAGGTTCGAAATCATCACTCGAACGTGTTTCGAAATCTGCCGTAATATTTTCAAGAATTTGATCCTCACTCCAATCAATAAATTTTTCAGGAGAAAACCGCAAATCCCAAACAATTACATTTTGATTTTTAGCCGGCGCAATAGGAAACGCTACGGTAGTTTTTTCAAACTCAACTTTAAATCGGCCAGAAGTATAAACAAATGGTTTCGGATTCTCAAGATTAACTAGTTTTTGCACTTCATTCTTTGAACGAATTTTAAAGAGATAATCAAAAATCTGCGGCTGTTTTTCTTTCAAGAGTCGTGCAACATCTATCAAACCATCAACATCACTCATTGCATCATGAGCATTCTCATGCAAGATTCCGTTTTCTTTAGTTAAAAGCTCAAGCTTATTAGCCGCAAATTTTTCACCAGTTTCTTCATTTATAATAAACGGCCAATTAATACCTTCCGGACGAAGAGCGCGAATCATTCGCACAACATCAAGTAAATCCCAACGCGAGCGACCATCTTTCCACTGCCAATCATATGGTGGGTAGAAATTTCGCCACAAAAGATGCTGAATATGAACATCGTCAAATCGAACATTATTATATCCGACAATCACTGTATCTGGCGTAAAATATTCTTCAACGAGCATTTTCGAAAATTCAGCCTCAGTATAGCCTTCTTCAACTGTTTTTTGTGGGCTAATTTTTGTAACCATTAATGCACTCGGGCTTGGCAAAACATCATCATTCAATCTAACTAAAATATTAATAGGCTCACCAATTCGATTAAGGTTTTCATCTGTTCGCTGCCCTGCAAATTGCATAATTCGGTCGTTTTGCGGACTAAATCCACTGGTCTCTAAATCATAAAAAAAGAAAGTCTTCATGGTTATATTTTACTCTATCTCTCCATTTTTTTCAATTTTCTTTACTTTTTAGTAATCTTACCTTACAATTATATCATACCGGTGATTATGAATACTAAATACCTTGACATGGATGTAACACAAATATTAAACCCATAAACTATGTCACTTATGGCGTCTTATTCAGGAAAGGATTTTATGAAAGCAAAAAAAATGATTATCAATAATATAGAGCTACTCTATATAAAAAATTCAAACCCCAATACTTTTCATCTGGAGTTCAACTTTAATGCGGGCTATAATCATTCACAAAAATCACAAGTTCCACATATATTAGAACATCTGATTGCCACTTTTCCAAAAGAAACTAGCGAAAAATTCTTAAGATTTGGCGCCTACTCAAACGCTAATACTTTCTACGAACGAACAAGATTTTTTATCACATCGCCAAAAGAATTTTCAAAAGAATGTTTTGATATTTTAGTAAATTCAATTTCAAAAATGCCAAACTATCAAGAAGATTTTAAAATTCAAAAGAAAATCATTGAAACTGAAATTACAAATAAATCCATAAGGCCATCAATTCAAATTTTCGAAAAAGCTTTAAAAGAAACTTTTCCAGACATAAAAGACACAAAAGAACATCTTGGCGAATTGGGATCTATAAATATTACAGATATTCAGGAATTTTATCGTAAAAACTATACCAAAAATAATCTTCGAATAATTATTTGCGCTGATTTTTCAGATACTGAACTTGAATATTTTATTAAAGAAATTGACAAAATAAATCTACCTTCAGGAAAAGCACCGATTATAAATCTCCCCGCAATCAATCAAAAAGATTTTTCAACACTTAATAATTCAAAAACTGTTGATGAAATCTGTAAAATTTTTCATACAGATCAATCTCTAACTGAAAAAGAGCGAGCTGCATTTTATATTTTAATGTCATACCTTTTTCGCCCAAAAATTGGCAAAGCCTTTTTACGAGGAAGGAATACAGGTATTTTATATGGGATTAATTTTAGTCCTCACCTTAATACAATCCGAAACCACCCCTTCTTTGTGATCGGCTCAAAAATTAAATCAGAGAATAAAAACAAATTCAAAAAGATAATTAATGATGAGTTTTCGAAAGTCAAAAACAATAAAATTGACGTTCAAGCTTTTGAAGTGATTAAACAAAATATCAAAAATAGCGAAAAAATAACTCGCGAATCAACTGAAAAAATCGTAAATTTTTATCGTGAAGATTTTTTTACTTACGGAAGAGTTCGGAATTATCAAGAATCTTTAAAAATTCTTGATACAATATCAATTAAAGATTTAACACATATTGCAAAAAAAATTTTATTTCTAGAAAAATGCGATTATAAAGCATTGCGCTTTTATATTTTAATCTTCCCAATTCGAATCAACAAGCTCAAATTGATTGCCAGCAATCGAAATTATGCTTGAATTTTCTGCGCCCATTCGGCGAAGTTCATGTTCAATTCCCATTTTTCGCAAGATATCACGCAAGCGATTCACGCCGTGTATATTCATAAAATTAGTTCGGCGAGCAAATTTTTCAATTTTTTCACCATGAACTTCAAAGATATTTTCTTCTTCATTAAATTCAACCGACCAAGCCTTATTAATTTCATCTTGAGATAGAGATATTACGGCAATGTTTCCATCTTCTTCCTCATCAACTTCAATTTCAGATTGCGAGCTCCTAAAATCTTCAACTTGTTTTCGGAGTGCACGAAGAACCTCTTTTAAACCTTGATGCGCACTTGAAGAAATTGCAAAAATCTGCGAGTCACCAGCTACTTTATGAAGTTTCGAAATTTGAAAATCAATCATTTCAGTGTCCATTCCCTCCGCTTTAGTTAAAGCGATGATTTCAGGTCGATCTAAAAGCTCGGGTTGATATTTTTTTAATTCTTCACGAATAATTTTATATTGTTCATCTGGGTTTTCTTCATAAATATCAATCAAATGGAGCAAAACACTTGTTCGTTCAACATGACGTAAGAATGCATCGCCCAAACCTTTACCTTCGCTCGCACCTTCAATTAAACCTGGAATGTCCGCAATTAAAAGATTAAAGCCATCAATTTCTGCAACACCAAGATTTGGGGTTAATGTAGTAAAAGCATAATTAGCAATTTCTGGTCGCGCGTTAGAAACAACGCTCAAAAATGTAGACTTTCCAGCATTCGGAAAACCGACCAACCCGACATCGGCGAGTAGTTTTAGTTCTAAATCAGCTTCAAAAGTTTCACCAGCTTCGCCAAGTTCAGCAACGCGTGGAGTTTGTCGAACCGAAGATTTAAAGTGAGCATTACCAAATCCACCATCACCACCACGAGCAACAATAGCTTCTTCACCATCAAACTTTAAGTCAGCTAATATTTCCCCATCACGCTTAACTAAAGTCCCCACAGGAACCTTAACAATTAAATCTTCACCAGATTTTCCAGTCTTATTCCTTTTCGAACCATTTTCGCCATTTTTAGCTTTAATTTCTGGCTTATAACGAAAATTCAAAAGCGTATTCAGGTCTTTAGTTGCTCGAAAGACAACATTACCACCCTTTCCGCCATCGCCACCATCTGGGCCACCTTTTTCGATATAAAGTTCCCTTCGAAAACTGACCGCACCATTTCCACCGCGGCCGGCTTGGACAAAAATCTTAGCTGTATCTACAAACATATATATATAATAACACAAAAAATATAAAAAATCCAATTTTAAATGAGCGCTCAAAACAGTAACGCTCATTTAAATATTTTAGTGTATATAGTTCGAAACACTACTTGCAGGTACTGTTCGAGTTGTTACAACATTTAGTTTTCCAGCATAATTCATATCTGAAACAGTGATTGTTCCATCAGAATTCACAGATTCAACAATAGCAACATGTCCGTAACCCCAGATGTATGAGTTTGCGTAAGCATTCCACTGAGCAATTGCACCTACAGATGGATTTTGGTCAACTTTATATCCAGCAGCTCTAGCACTAACCGCCCAAGTTGAAGCATTACCCCAGAAACTTCCGATATCTGGACGGCGATTATATGCATACCAAGTACAGTTTCCCCAGGCATAAGCATTTCCAGCTTTGACATTGTAATTAGAAGATAGAGATACTGGCGATACATTCACAGAACTAGAAGATTTTCGAGAATTTGAAGTTGTAGAAGTTGAGAAAACCTTAGATTTAGGATTATAATCTGGTCGCTCTTCTTCAGGCAAGATACCACCAGGAATTACAATCTCAACGCCTTCTTTAGGCTCTTCGCCATCTTTAAGCTTATTATAAGAAATCAATCTCTCTAAATTGGCTTGGTATTTTTCTGCTACAGATTTAATACTATCGCCAGATTTAAATCGATAAACAATTCCATCTACAGGCAGAATCCTTAGTTCTTTATTAGCCTCAACTTTATCACCCTTCAAGCTATTAACCCATTTAATAGTTTGAGCAGTTATGCCATATTTATCAGCAATAGCTTGAATAATCTCTTCTGAAGTTGTAGTGTATTTAATGATTTCACGTTTTTCAGAAGAAACCTCAAGAACTTTAGGCTTTTCAACAGAAGCAGCAGCTTGAGGTGAATCCTGAAGTATCGCAGTAGATGTTGAAAGACTCGCTACAGAAGATGCGATTGCTAAATCAGCAGACTCCGCAAGATTAGCAACAACACCAGACTCCGTAACTTTGTCTGCTACAGAATATTTCTCATTACTATTTTGAGTATTTTCAACAGATTTTGAATTAATTTGATTATTTAGCTCAGTCGATTTTTTAATATCTGGCTGACTACCCCCAAATACAGCAATCATAACCACAATAATAAAAATAGAAGAATAAACAACAGTTGATTTTAAACTTAGTATATTAATTATCTTTAGAAAAGTGGAATCAGAAACTTTATTATTTCTATTCTGTATGATTTCAATCTTAGGAGATTTAACTCCTTGTTTTTGACTACAAATAATTTTTCTCCCGCAAACACATTACTGTGATGCACTACCTTAATAATACCCTTTCTTTTCGAAAATTAGCATAATGTCGACCTTTTTAATTAATATTATAGAGTTAAACGAATGCTATAAAGTATTTTCTGGTAGGTGCCTTAATATAAAAATACACAAAACATCATTTTTATATTAATTTACATATAAAATTCTATCAAATATTAATGAAATTGTCAAGCTTAATTATAAAATCAAGCACTTTTTTGCACAATATTTTTTAATATTATTTTGATGCTCTATATCTGTTCTACCGTAATAAGTCTTATCATCATCTCCACTCAAAAAGAATAAATAATTATGCTCAGCCGGAGAAGCTGTTGCCTTAAGAGTAGACAGCCCCGGTGTTGCAATTGGAGTAGGTGTTAAACCTTTATATTTTCGAAGATTATAAGGGCTATCTAAATTTGGAGTTCTTTCAACTCCTATTTTATCCGCGATATATTGATATGTCACATCTGAGCCAAGCGTCATCCCAGCTTTCATTCTATTATAGAAAACACCTGCAACTTTTTGTTGATCTTCGAAATCGCTCAAGGTTTCTTTTTGAACAATTGAAGAAAGTGTGATTCCTTCATATAAACTCAAACCTTTTTGTTTGAATTTATTCTCAAGGTTTAATTCTTTAATTTTAGCTTCAAAGTCTGCAAAATATCTCCGCAAAATATTTTCAACTCTTGTGCCTTTCTTAAAATTATGAGTTTGTCCATAAAGAAAACCTTCAAGATCCGTATTTTTTGGCTTACCAGAGAAAAGAGTTGGAAATTCTCCAGAATAATCTTTCGAAAAAGCATCATCAATTTCATTTTTCGAATAGCCAGCTTTCAAAAGAGCGTTTTTGGCCATTTTTACCGTTCCACCAGGTAAAAAGGTAATATTGAAACTATCAACAGCTTGGCCTTTATTTAAAATATCCAAAACCTCAGGAATTGTCATGCTTGAAGATAACTGATAACTACCAGCTAAAATATTTCGCTTATTATTCATTCGTGCATAAAAAATAAATGAGTTTTTAGAAATAATTATTTTTTTATCAGCCAATTTCTGAGCAATTAAATCTAAAGATTCGCCCTTGCTAATATTGAAGTTAACTTTTTTAGAATCGTTAGTTTTATAATTTATTGCGCTATTATAGCTTAAGAATAAAATTCCACAAAAAGAAATAAAACAAAACAATAAAACCGTAAAAATAACTAAAATCCTCTTTTGAAAAACTCTTTTTTTATTATTTTTTACATCCAAGATAACAGCAGCTTCTCTTTCACGCTTAGATATTTCCTCAATAGCTCTTTCAGCACGATCTTCTATTAGCTCCCGATCATCTCTATTTACTGGCGGTTTTGTAATTTCATCCATTAAAAATTCTCCTCCAAATAATCTTGTAAAATAATTGAAGCCGCATTCATATCAATATCACCTTTTGAATATGGCTTTCCATAGCTTTTTAGCCTGTCCTCAGCCTGAATACTCGTCAAG from Candidatus Saccharimonas sp. includes:
- the mltG gene encoding endolytic transglycosylase MltG is translated as MDEITKPPVNRDDRELIEDRAERAIEEISKREREAAVILDVKNNKKRVFQKRILVIFTVLLFCFISFCGILFLSYNSAINYKTNDSKKVNFNISKGESLDLIAQKLADKKIIISKNSFIFYARMNNKRNILAGSYQLSSSMTIPEVLDILNKGQAVDSFNITFLPGGTVKMAKNALLKAGYSKNEIDDAFSKDYSGEFPTLFSGKPKNTDLEGFLYGQTHNFKKGTRVENILRRYFADFEAKIKELNLENKFKQKGLSLYEGITLSSIVQKETLSDFEDQQKVAGVFYNRMKAGMTLGSDVTYQYIADKIGVERTPNLDSPYNLRKYKGLTPTPIATPGLSTLKATASPAEHNYLFFLSGDDDKTYYGRTDIEHQNNIKKYCAKKCLIL
- a CDS encoding insulinase family protein, with translation MKAKKMIINNIELLYIKNSNPNTFHLEFNFNAGYNHSQKSQVPHILEHLIATFPKETSEKFLRFGAYSNANTFYERTRFFITSPKEFSKECFDILVNSISKMPNYQEDFKIQKKIIETEITNKSIRPSIQIFEKALKETFPDIKDTKEHLGELGSINITDIQEFYRKNYTKNNLRIIICADFSDTELEYFIKEIDKINLPSGKAPIINLPAINQKDFSTLNNSKTVDEICKIFHTDQSLTEKERAAFYILMSYLFRPKIGKAFLRGRNTGILYGINFSPHLNTIRNHPFFVIGSKIKSENKNKFKKIINDEFSKVKNNKIDVQAFEVIKQNIKNSEKITRESTEKIVNFYREDFFTYGRVRNYQESLKILDTISIKDLTHIAKKILFLEKCDYKALRFYILIFPIRINKLKLIASNRNYA
- a CDS encoding CHAP domain-containing protein — protein: MIAVFGGSQPDIKKSTELNNQINSKSVENTQNSNEKYSVADKVTESGVVANLAESADLAIASSVASLSTSTAILQDSPQAAASVEKPKVLEVSSEKREIIKYTTTSEEIIQAIADKYGITAQTIKWVNSLKGDKVEANKELRILPVDGIVYRFKSGDSIKSVAEKYQANLERLISYNKLKDGEEPKEGVEIVIPGGILPEEERPDYNPKSKVFSTSTTSNSRKSSSSVNVSPVSLSSNYNVKAGNAYAWGNCTWYAYNRRPDIGSFWGNASTWAVSARAAGYKVDQNPSVGAIAQWNAYANSYIWGYGHVAIVESVNSDGTITVSDMNYAGKLNVVTTRTVPASSVSNYIH
- the obgE gene encoding GTPase ObgE, which codes for MFVDTAKIFVQAGRGGNGAVSFRRELYIEKGGPDGGDGGKGGNVVFRATKDLNTLLNFRYKPEIKAKNGENGSKRNKTGKSGEDLIVKVPVGTLVKRDGEILADLKFDGEEAIVARGGDGGFGNAHFKSSVRQTPRVAELGEAGETFEADLELKLLADVGLVGFPNAGKSTFLSVVSNARPEIANYAFTTLTPNLGVAEIDGFNLLIADIPGLIEGASEGKGLGDAFLRHVERTSVLLHLIDIYEENPDEQYKIIREELKKYQPELLDRPEIIALTKAEGMDTEMIDFQISKLHKVAGDSQIFAISSSAHQGLKEVLRALRKQVEDFRSSQSEIEVDEEEDGNIAVISLSQDEINKAWSVEFNEEENIFEVHGEKIEKFARRTNFMNIHGVNRLRDILRKMGIEHELRRMGAENSSIISIAGNQFELVDSNWED
- the sbcB gene encoding exodeoxyribonuclease I gives rise to the protein MKTFFFYDLETSGFSPQNDRIMQFAGQRTDENLNRIGEPINILVRLNDDVLPSPSALMVTKISPQKTVEEGYTEAEFSKMLVEEYFTPDTVIVGYNNVRFDDVHIQHLLWRNFYPPYDWQWKDGRSRWDLLDVVRMIRALRPEGINWPFIINEETGEKFAANKLELLTKENGILHENAHDAMSDVDGLIDVARLLKEKQPQIFDYLFKIRSKNEVQKLVNLENPKPFVYTSGRFKVEFEKTTVAFPIAPAKNQNVIVWDLRFSPEKFIDWSEDQILENITADFETRSSDDFEPVAAKILQYNKCPAVAPMGVLTDEDQQRLKINLAEIQKNLDILRNNPHFAENLRSAFERRSEVFQNKSSAEKTAPEARLFEGFVSRSDDIKIEAVRNSTDRELADFHPDFADERLTDLLLHYKARNFPKSLSSQEKELWEEYRVENLQKMMPNFMKEFQEIANNQNLNSQEEYILEEIKLWLENILPETD